GAAAATCGAGCGCACCTTCGCCTGGTTGCACACCTATCGCCGCATCGAGATACGCCACGACCGCATCCTTGCTGTGTATCGAGGCTTCTTCCACCTCGCCTGCCTGATGATTACGTTGAGGTATTTATGAAACCAGCTCTAATCAAAAGCTCGGTTCGACCATGCTGTTCGTCTCCCACGACCTGCTCTCGGTGGCGGCGATTTGCGACCGCATCGCGATCATCCATGACGGCGAGATCGTGGAAACGGGTGAAACCGAACGCATCTTCATGCGTCCCCAGCACCCCTACACGCAGCAGCTTGTCGCTGCCCTGCCTGCACAGCCCGCATTCAAGCAACGAAATGTCGCGAAGATCGCGGCGACGTGAGAGCCGCTTCCCGATAGCGCCAATGCCCGGAAGTGGAGTGAGCTGGTTTCAGAACCTGTTCGACGCCCGGCGGAAGATCGCGGCGTGGCAGAAGGAGTACAACGAAGAGCGTCCGCACAGCAGCTTGGCCTGTCGCGCGCCCAGCCTACAATCATCATCCAAGGCTCCTTCTTCCCCAGCGTCTTTAGGCCCTCCAGTCCAAGACGCTGCTAGGGTAAGCTCGGAGCCTTCGCTCTTATCCAATCAACCCTTTTTCCCCACGTCAATCTCGATTTTGGGTGCCCCATCCTTTGCGGAGCGCGGTTTGCTCCGCAAAGGGGTGGGAGCTCGCCACCAGCATTATCGCTGGAGAATAGATTGGGACGCGTGGCCCACTCAGCCTTCCTTCGGCTTGAGTGGCGGCAGTTCCCAGATCCTCTGTCAAGCCCCTAAAATCCGGCAAACGTCCTCAACTTCAACCAAACACTCACAATAAATATCGCGCCACCCTTCCCATTCTCCCCACCGATTTTGCTACTCTAAAGGTGGATGCCCCGCCCGCGAGCCGGCCTCGCGGCAGCGGGGCTTGTTATTTGACAACTGATTGAGCCGTCGAGCTTTAAGACCTCGGTCTTAAACCAGCTCCAGTCAATACTTTGCCGGGAAAGAGCCGCGCAACTGCTTGCAAACAATAGAGGGCACCCGGGGGCAAGGGGGGGAGGGGCAGCTCACACTTAGCGGAGCGGCCGGTGCAGGCCCGGGCGCGTTCATTGGCCTGGCCGAGCTCCAGGAAAGTGCAGTCCCTCAGCGGTTTTTGCAGCGATGCGACAGAAAAAAAAACGATTGGTCGGGGCGACAGGATTTGAACCTGTGACCCCCTGCGCCCAAGGCAGGTGCGCTACCAGGCTGCGCTACGCCCCGACACGGCGACAGGCGGGAGTTCCAACCTTGAGTTTAACACTGACTGCTCGTCGCGCACTTTCGGCGCCCATCGAAACTCGATGTCGCTTCTATCGCCACAGCCACCGCACCAACACCACCAGCACGGCCAGCGGCAGGAGCGCCAGGCCGAGCAGAATCATTCCCAGAATCCCCAGGAACAGCCAATCGCGCCAGCTCTGCCGGCGTCGCTCGGCGCGGCCCTGCAGCAGGTTGAAGTTCATGCGGTTCGACTTCCAGTAAAAGTCGAACGCGTCGCCCACCACGGGCAGCGCGCCGCCGACCGAATCGATGGCGATATTGGCGAGCATGCGCACCAGCGTCACGCGTGGCAGGCCCCGCCTCCATCCCGCGTAGATCACCAGGAACGAACCAATCGCCGCCAGGGCGTCCCCCAACCCGGGCAGCAATCCGAGCAGCGGATCGATTCCGAAGCGCAGCCCGACCACGGGAAGGCGAAATCCGTCGTCCAGCAGCGAGACGATGCGCTCCAGCAGGTCGTCGCTGGGACCGGCGAAGCTCCGGCCGCGCATGACGAACGGCTCGTCGGGCGAAATGATTTCCGGTTCGCGTTGCGCTTTCATCAGCTCGCGGCCTGCTCCAGACTGGCGCTGGGCCCATCATCTCACGCGCCGCGGGCAATCGGCGGCCGGCGCGAGCGGGCGTATAATTCCCGAATCATCGCAGATGAAGCAGCCTCTGTACGCCCTGGTTACCTACGTTCAGGATTCGGTCGGTCAGTTCGTGGAAGACCTGCGCCACCAGCTTCATCCCGACCACGCCCATCTTCCCGCCCACATCACCTTGATGCCGCCTCGTCCGCTCGCCGGCAGCGAAGCCGACGCCATTGAGATGACCTCTCAGGTCTGCTCGTCCGTCGAACCGTTCGAGGTCGGACTCGGCGATGTGGAAAGCTTCGTCCCGCTCACGCCCACGGTCTTCATCCGCGTGGCGCACGCCGCCTACCGCATGCGCGAGCTGCACGACAGGTTGAACACCGGCGCCCTCGCCTTCACCGAGCCCTGGCCCTACATGCCGCACCTCACGATCGTCAAAAGTGACTCGGAGCAGACCTCCCGGCATGATTTCCACCTGGCGCGCCAGCGCTGGGCTGCCTACGCCGGCGCGAAGCGCGTTCGGGTGGAACAGCTCACCTTCGTTCGCGAGGGCGAAAACCGCACCTGGCACGACATTGCTCCGATCCCGCTCGGCCGCCGCCTCGCGCCCCTAATGCGCTGAAGTCCCGCTCTTGCGGAAGCCGCTTTGAGCCAGCCGCCACCAGCCAACAGCGGCTGTCGGTACATGTCCTTCCGCGCGTACATGTCCTTTCCCCATCTTGGCGGACCTCGCAGGCAGGTCTAAAAGTGAAGATGGAGGTAGAGGCATGCACATCGGCGTATACGGCTCCGGATACCTGGCGACGATCGGCTCGGCCTGCCTGGCCGACTTCGGTACACCCGTCACCTGCTACGACAAGGACACGGAGCGCGTCTTCGGCCTCGCCGAGGGCAACGTCCCGTTCTACGAGAAGAACCTTCAGGACGTGATTCGCCGCAACGTGCGCGCCGGCCGCCTGATCTACTCCACCGACCAGGAATCGTTCGCGCGCAAGTCGCAGGTCATCTTCCTGGCGCAGGATTCGCAGCGCTACATCGAGGACATGGCGCTCAACCTGGCGCAGATGGCGTCGCCGGAGACCATCTTCGTGGTCATGACGCCCTCGCCCGTAGGCACGGCGCGCCGCATCGAGCAGCGCCTGACCTCGGCCGGGCTCCAGCAGGTCGTCGTCACACAGCCGGTGTTCCTCACCGACGGATGCGCCGTCGAAGACTTCAACTGGCCCGACCGCATCGTGCTCGGCGCCGATTCGCCGCAGGCCGTCCTCACGCTCAAGCAGATTTATCGGCCGCTGGTGATGCGCGGCGTTCCCGTCATCGTGACCAACCACGAAACGGCGGAGCTGGTGCGCGAGGCCTCCACCGCCTTCGTCGCCACCAAGATTTCCTTCATTAACGAGCTCGCCAGTTTGTGCGAGCACGTCAAGGCCGACTCCATGGACCTGGCCCTCGCGCTCGGCCTTGACAAGAAAATCGGCCCGCGCTGCCTCCAGCCCGGCGCTGCCCTGGGTGGTTCGTTCGTCGAGTCGGAGATGGAGTCGCTCGCCGAGCTGGCCTACGGCAACGGCGTCTCGCTCAAGGTCCTCACCGCCGCGCGCGAAGTCAACCGCGCCCTGTGCGACACGGTGGTGAGCAAAATCAGCTCGCTCGTGCACAACATCGCCGGAAAGGAAGTTGGCATCCTTGGCCTGGCATTCAAGCCGCACACCAGTTCGGTGGCCGGCTCGGCGTCGCTCACGGTGGCGCGCAAGCTGGCCTCCGCCGGCGCGCGCGTCCGTGCCTACGATCCGGTGGCCCAGGCGGAAGCGCGCGAGCAGCTGCAATCGGCCGTGCGCTTCTGCGAAACGCCCTACCTGGCTGCCGAAGGCGCCGATGCTCTGGTGGTCGGAACCGGCTGGCCCGAGTTCCGCTCGCTCGACTTCGACAAGATCAAGAAGCAGCTGCGCCAGCCCATCATCATCGACACCAAGAACCTGCTCGATGGTGCGCACCTGCGCTCCATGGGCTTCCAGTACGCGGGCGTCGGCCGCGCCTAGCTGGCCGGCCGAATCCCCGCATTTTGACGACGGCGCCGCCCGACGCCGTCGGGCTGAGAGATCGCGCCCCGCCCGCAGCAGAGCGCCGGCACGTCTTTCAGCCCAGAGGGCATCCGGCCCGGAGTGGCCCAACCCACTCCGGGCTGCTATATTGGCCGCGCATTTCACCAGGCCAATGCGAAAACCACCCGCGGTCCTCTTCCTGCTGCTCTCCTGCTCTTTCGCTTTCGCGCAAACACCGTCAGCCGATCTGAAGCTCATCCCTGCCCCGCGCGAAGTTCAGCGCAAATCCGGATCGTTCGCCATTGGCGCATCCACCCGCATCGTGCTCGCGTCGCGCACTGCGGCCGAGGACCGCATCAGCGCAGAAATGCTCGCCGAAGAGATTGAGCGCGCGACTGGCCGCAAGCCCCGAATCACTACCGGCGGCGCGTCCGGCAGCGGCCTGATCTTCCTTGGTCGGAGCAGCGCTGACGCGAACGCCCGCGCTTCGAACACGGCAATAGCGGACGAGGAAGGCTACGAAATCGTGGCTGAGCCGGCGCGCGTGGTCATCACCGCGCGCACCGCGGCCGGTGTTTTCTACGGCGGGCAGACGTTGCGGCAGCTCATTCAACCGGGCGAACGCGGCAGCGCGTCGATCCCTGCGCTCACGATTCGCGACTGGCCCGCCATGCGCTGGCGTGGCGTACACATCGACCTGAGCCGCGGCCCTGTTCCCACGCTGACCGCGCTCAAGAGTTACGTGCGGACACTTGCCGAGTACAAAATCAACATGTTCGCGCTTTACATCGAACACGTTTTCGATTACGAGGCGCATCCGCTCATCGCGCCAAAGGAAGGTTCGCTCAATGCCGCCGAGGTTCGCGAACTTGTGGAGTACGCGCGCCGCTACCACGTCCTCATACTGCCCGAGCAGCAGGCGTTCGGGCATTTGCACCATGTCCTGAAGAGCGAGGTGTACAGCGATCTGGCGGAGACGCCGCACGGACACGTGCTCGCCCCGGTCAACCCGCAGTCCTACGACCTGATCAAGTCGCTCTACGCCGAACTCGTGCCGCTGTTCCCCGCTCCGTTCTTCCACATCGGCTCCGACGAAACCTTCGAGCTCGGCATGGGGCAGACATGGACGCGCGCCACCCAGGTGGGACTTGGCCGCGTGTACCTCGAGCACCTGCAAAAAGTCTCCGAGATCATGCAGCCCTACCACAAGCGGCTCATGTTCTGGGGCGACGTCGCCATCAAGTACAAAGAGCTGCTCAACATTCTTCCCAAGGACATGATCGCGGTCGCCTGGGAGTACGACGCGCAGCCCGATTTCACGCCCAAGATCAAACCGTTTCGCGACGCGGGCCTCGACGTCGTCGTTTCGCCCGGTGCGAACAACTGGAACCTGATCTGGCCCAACTTCAATGCCGCCTTCGTCAACATCCGCAATTTCGTGCGCGACGGCCAGAAGCTCGGCGCCATCGGCATGCTGAACACCACCTGGGCCGACGACGGCGAAGCGCTGTTCGGCATGACCTGGCCCGCCCTGGTCTTCGGCGCGCAATGCTCGTGGCAGGCAGGCGAGTGCTCCATCGAACAGTTTTCCAACAGCTACGACTGGGCGTTCTATCGCAACAACGATTCCACGTTCCGCGATGTCATCCTGAACCTGAACCGCAGCCATGCCCTGCTCACCGGCGCCGCCGCTGGCCTGGCGAACGACGACAGCTTCTGGCTGGATCCGTTCACCGAGGGCGGCTCGGTGTGGAACAATCGCGCTCTTCCCGCCGCCCGTGATCTGCGTATCGCAGCCGAGCGCGGACTCGAATCGCTGTATCGAAACGGCGCCAAAGCGCGCCTCCACGCTGACACCGTCGACTTCCTCCGCCTGGCCGCGATGCGCCTCGATGCTCTGGGCATGAAAATTCAGTTCTCAACCGAGATCAGCCGCTACTACATGGACGCGTATCTGAACATGAACGATCGCGACCGCGTTCGCCGCGACCTGCACGAGATTTCCGCGATCAACGCGCGCCTGGAAGACCTTCGCGACACGACCACGCGCCTGCGTGGCATTTATTCCGACGTCTGGCTGAAGGAGAACCGCCCTTACTGGTTGCAGAACGTGCTTGTCCGTTATGACACGCTCGCCGAGATCTACCAGCAGAAGATCATGCACGTGAAAGGCGCGCAAACGCAGTTCCGCCTGCAGCAAACGCTGCCCACACCGCAGCAGATCGGCTTCTACGTCGTGCCGGGCGCGCCACCGGTGCCCGCAACCCTGCCCCCACCGCTGCCGCCGCCGGCCGGGCCGGTCCCTGCGTCCGCTGGATCGGCCGCTGCCCCTAACCCGGCTGTTTCGCCGGCGGCGGCTGCGCCGCCCGCTGCTCCGAAGTAGCCGCCATATGTTTTCGGCAAACAGCCTGGTGCTCGGTGTGGACGTGGGCGGCACCAAGGTCGCCGCCGGCCTGGTGGACGCTCGCGGCCAGATCGTGCACAAGGCGCGCCGCCCGATGGTCGCGAATCGCGACGCCGAAGACGCACTGGCCGTGGTTCTGCGCGCCGCCGATGCTGCGCTGGCTTTGCCCGCGGCGCGGGAGGCCAACATCGAAGCCGCCGGCATCAGCGCTCCCGGCTACATTGATTCCGAATCCGGCGCGGTCATCGGCGCTACCAACCTTCCGTGCTGGCGCGGCTTTCCGCTGGCGCGCCGTGTTGCCGAACATACCGGTCTGGCAACCCGCATCGACAACGACGGCAACGCCGCCGCCCTGGCCGAGGCGGTCTGGGGATCGGGCGCCGGCTATCGCAGTGTCTTCTACGTGACCATCGGAACCGGCATCGGCACGGGCATGGTTTTCGATGGCCGCATCCATCACGGCCGGACCGGCGGCGCAGGCGAAGGCGGCCACGTGAGCATCGACTACCGTGGACCGCGCTGCCTTTGCGGCAAGCGCGGATGCATCGAGATGTACGCCGCCGGACCGGCGATCGCTGCCCGCGCGCAGGGTGCGCTGGCGGCCGCAGGCAGGCGCCGCTCGGCTCCATCGAAACGCGAAGCATCGCTGCTGCGTGAATTGGCTTGCGGCAAATTAAAGGCTGTAACGGCGGAAGTCGTCGGCAAGGCCGCGTTGGAAGGCGATGCGCTCGCGAATGCGGTGTTGCGCGAGGTCGCCGACCACCTGGCGGTGTGGCTGGGCAACATCGTTGATCTGCTCGAGCCCGACGTCATCGTTGTGGGCGGCGGGCTCGGGCACCTGATGGCCAGCTTCTTCGGACACATGCGCGAGCGGATGTCGCGCTGGTCCATAAACCCGCGCTCTTCCGAGATTCCCATCGTCGGCGCCATGTACGGCGCCGAAAGCGGCATTGCAGGCGCCGCCGCCCTGTGGCAGGAAGCTCAGGGTCGTGGCGCCGGCGTGTAATTTCCCGCCGATCTCCGTGTCTCTGTGTCTCTGTGGTGGATGCGCTTACTCCACCAGCACCGCCTTCGCCAGGTTCCGCGGCTTGTCCACGTCCAACCCGCGCCGCACAGCGACGTAATAGGCCAGCAGTTGCAGCGGGACAATTTCCAGCATTGGCAAAAGCAGCTCCGGCGCCGGCGGCACAAAGATCACATGGTCTGCGCTCTCGGCGATCTCGTCATCACCCTCGACGGCCACCGCGATCACCTGCCCCGAGCGCGCCTTCACTTCCTTGAGGTTCGAGAGCGTCTTCTCGTAACGTGTGCGCGAGCCGGCGCTGGCATCGTCCCGTGTTGCAAGAATCACCACCGGCAGGTCTTCATCGATGAGCGCATTCGGCCCGTGCTTCATCTCGCCGGCCGGATGGCCTTCGGCGTGAATATAGGAGACTTCTTTCAGCTTCAAGGCGCCGTCGAGCGCGACCGGATAGTGCACGCCGCGCCCCAGATAGAGGAAGTCCCGCACGCCGCAATACTCCTCCGCGAGTTGCCGGCACTGCCCGGCGGTTTGCAGAGCCGAGTCGATCGCGGCCGGCACGTCGAGCAGCGCGGCGATGCGCTGCCGCAATGCCTCGCCCGACAGGTTGCCGCAATGCTCACCCAGGTACAGGGCCAGCAGGTACAGCACCGCCAGTTGCGCCGTGAACGCCTTGGTGGACGCGATGCTGATCTCCGGGCCGGCGTAGGTGTAGAGCGCGCCGTCGGCCTCGCGCGCAATCGTGGAATCAATCACGTTGCAGATGCCGATGGTCCGACCGCCCCGCGCGCTGGCCTCGCGCAATGCGTTCAGCGTATCCACGGTTTCGCCCGATTGCGTGATCGCGACCACCAGCTCGTTCCCGCCGACGATCGGATCGCGATACGCGAACTCGCTGGCGTGGTCCACTTCCACCGGCAGCCGCGCGAGTTGTTCGATCATGTACTTGCCCGCCAGGCCGGCGTGCCGGCTGGTCCCCGAGCCGACAATCTGGATGCGCCGCAGCGCGCGAAACTCGCTCTCCTCGATTCCCAGGCCGGGGAACACCACTCGTTCGTGCGCTGACGTAAGGCGCGGGACCACCGTTTCGCGCACGCCGCGCGGCTGTTCGTGGATCTCCTTCAGCATGTGATGCGGAAA
This genomic window from Terriglobales bacterium contains:
- a CDS encoding oligopeptide/dipeptide ABC transporter ATP-binding protein — its product is MLFVSHDLLSVAAICDRIAIIHDGEIVETGETERIFMRPQHPYTQQLVAALPAQPAFKQRNVAKIAAT
- a CDS encoding DUF4112 domain-containing protein; this encodes MKAQREPEIISPDEPFVMRGRSFAGPSDDLLERIVSLLDDGFRLPVVGLRFGIDPLLGLLPGLGDALAAIGSFLVIYAGWRRGLPRVTLVRMLANIAIDSVGGALPVVGDAFDFYWKSNRMNFNLLQGRAERRRQSWRDWLFLGILGMILLGLALLPLAVLVVLVRWLWR
- a CDS encoding 2'-5' RNA ligase family protein codes for the protein MKQPLYALVTYVQDSVGQFVEDLRHQLHPDHAHLPAHITLMPPRPLAGSEADAIEMTSQVCSSVEPFEVGLGDVESFVPLTPTVFIRVAHAAYRMRELHDRLNTGALAFTEPWPYMPHLTIVKSDSEQTSRHDFHLARQRWAAYAGAKRVRVEQLTFVREGENRTWHDIAPIPLGRRLAPLMR
- a CDS encoding nucleotide sugar dehydrogenase; amino-acid sequence: MHIGVYGSGYLATIGSACLADFGTPVTCYDKDTERVFGLAEGNVPFYEKNLQDVIRRNVRAGRLIYSTDQESFARKSQVIFLAQDSQRYIEDMALNLAQMASPETIFVVMTPSPVGTARRIEQRLTSAGLQQVVVTQPVFLTDGCAVEDFNWPDRIVLGADSPQAVLTLKQIYRPLVMRGVPVIVTNHETAELVREASTAFVATKISFINELASLCEHVKADSMDLALALGLDKKIGPRCLQPGAALGGSFVESEMESLAELAYGNGVSLKVLTAAREVNRALCDTVVSKISSLVHNIAGKEVGILGLAFKPHTSSVAGSASLTVARKLASAGARVRAYDPVAQAEAREQLQSAVRFCETPYLAAEGADALVVGTGWPEFRSLDFDKIKKQLRQPIIIDTKNLLDGAHLRSMGFQYAGVGRA
- a CDS encoding beta-N-acetylhexosaminidase; the encoded protein is MRKPPAVLFLLLSCSFAFAQTPSADLKLIPAPREVQRKSGSFAIGASTRIVLASRTAAEDRISAEMLAEEIERATGRKPRITTGGASGSGLIFLGRSSADANARASNTAIADEEGYEIVAEPARVVITARTAAGVFYGGQTLRQLIQPGERGSASIPALTIRDWPAMRWRGVHIDLSRGPVPTLTALKSYVRTLAEYKINMFALYIEHVFDYEAHPLIAPKEGSLNAAEVRELVEYARRYHVLILPEQQAFGHLHHVLKSEVYSDLAETPHGHVLAPVNPQSYDLIKSLYAELVPLFPAPFFHIGSDETFELGMGQTWTRATQVGLGRVYLEHLQKVSEIMQPYHKRLMFWGDVAIKYKELLNILPKDMIAVAWEYDAQPDFTPKIKPFRDAGLDVVVSPGANNWNLIWPNFNAAFVNIRNFVRDGQKLGAIGMLNTTWADDGEALFGMTWPALVFGAQCSWQAGECSIEQFSNSYDWAFYRNNDSTFRDVILNLNRSHALLTGAAAGLANDDSFWLDPFTEGGSVWNNRALPAARDLRIAAERGLESLYRNGAKARLHADTVDFLRLAAMRLDALGMKIQFSTEISRYYMDAYLNMNDRDRVRRDLHEISAINARLEDLRDTTTRLRGIYSDVWLKENRPYWLQNVLVRYDTLAEIYQQKIMHVKGAQTQFRLQQTLPTPQQIGFYVVPGAPPVPATLPPPLPPPAGPVPASAGSAAAPNPAVSPAAAAPPAAPK
- a CDS encoding ROK family protein yields the protein MFSANSLVLGVDVGGTKVAAGLVDARGQIVHKARRPMVANRDAEDALAVVLRAADAALALPAAREANIEAAGISAPGYIDSESGAVIGATNLPCWRGFPLARRVAEHTGLATRIDNDGNAAALAEAVWGSGAGYRSVFYVTIGTGIGTGMVFDGRIHHGRTGGAGEGGHVSIDYRGPRCLCGKRGCIEMYAAGPAIAARAQGALAAAGRRRSAPSKREASLLRELACGKLKAVTAEVVGKAALEGDALANAVLREVADHLAVWLGNIVDLLEPDVIVVGGGLGHLMASFFGHMRERMSRWSINPRSSEIPIVGAMYGAESGIAGAAALWQEAQGRGAGV
- the glmS gene encoding glutamine--fructose-6-phosphate transaminase (isomerizing); protein product: MSERAGFPHHMLKEIHEQPRGVRETVVPRLTSAHERVVFPGLGIEESEFRALRRIQIVGSGTSRHAGLAGKYMIEQLARLPVEVDHASEFAYRDPIVGGNELVVAITQSGETVDTLNALREASARGGRTIGICNVIDSTIAREADGALYTYAGPEISIASTKAFTAQLAVLYLLALYLGEHCGNLSGEALRQRIAALLDVPAAIDSALQTAGQCRQLAEEYCGVRDFLYLGRGVHYPVALDGALKLKEVSYIHAEGHPAGEMKHGPNALIDEDLPVVILATRDDASAGSRTRYEKTLSNLKEVKARSGQVIAVAVEGDDEIAESADHVIFVPPAPELLLPMLEIVPLQLLAYYVAVRRGLDVDKPRNLAKAVLVE